From Xyrauchen texanus isolate HMW12.3.18 chromosome 44, RBS_HiC_50CHRs, whole genome shotgun sequence:
ACTTTGCATTCtaaatcacctgaagctgtttggaaagtttagagtgcatctagaccgtgagctgtgtaattcgtcctctcctcagtcaggtgcgagctgcagtgctgctctcgcgcatcatcattagagtttaatgtgatctcatgttacattaaacgagatcaaacgactatttgacaatgaaaatataaaaaaataaaaatgtattgaccCATAACACATCTTTGTTTCTCACAGAGAATGTGGTTTAATGCGGCCATGTAAATACATAAGTGGCCTTCTTATAGGTTTTTGAGGAGTACGCATGTGCTTGATCACAACAGATAATAAACGTCATagaatggagcccaacaacaagtcaatacagcagaaattataaaacatttctgGGACTACAGAGgggaaagcacatacactataaactatacccatttatacacaccaatgtaaaatatcgactgtccctcaCATTTGTGTATATGCCCTTGTACATTGGGTGAATCCCAGAGATTTTtttaagagggaaaccccactactgCAGCGCAATCCACTGCAGATTGCGATAGAAAGTTaggaaaacaaacacagaaacaactGTGGCATAtttggaaataaagcgaagcaacggAGGAGAAAATAGGTAAATCTTCCTCGGATGCCATGCTTGTAATTTACACAAGCATTGCTGGtaattacgttgctgtggagaaagcggCTTACTGACCGTGCCGCATGTATGCTAGTAAAGAGTATGCTGTACACTTATATAGTGCATGTAAACGGAAACGCTTCTTTCTTGTAATGAAccactttctcgcaataagccgctttctggtgtccatgtaaacttaGTTAGCCTAAAATACGCTCAGAGATTTGAATAAGTCTTGTCGGctttctttttccattttattCTATTTAGATTTCTGTTCTTTATCGAAAGTTATTCTATGTGCTTGTCCAGGGAATaacttaaaaaatattgttaaaaaaacaatGATAGATGCCAAAAACAAGgactgattctgattctaatttatttaatttaaatacagtagttcacctataaacatttaattctatatTAACTTGTCATTTATCCAAACAAAATCAAGAGTGGCttacagtaaacatgcaggtACAGTTCGATTATGGTTGACTTGTGTAATTGATCTGCAACGTAAGATGAATACAAACttgaattttaaatatattgtcaagttgtttattattttatatcaggCCTCAggaaaagtatttattttaaacacgttttttaaaacagtggttctcaaactttttgagTCCAAGGCCTCTCAAAACTCCTCCCCCCATGTAGGCAAATATATTTTGCTTTTCACATTGTATTCACAGAAACTACTGTAGGAATAGCAGTTCATTAAAATAAtcaatttatatacattttacaattccAGAAGTTTCTTGAATAAAAATGTCATTGAAGGCAACATGTACATCttgattttaacatttatagCACTTTTAAATTGATTAATAGGAAgttatattacaaattatttaactttttttaaatcattttatgcCACCTTGGAAGTTTGCTGAGGCctcctggttgagaaccactaatctaCGAGATGCTGCAGTTTTTGGTCTCCTTTGATTTATTGTTATGATGGCTAGATTTTCGAATGGTAATGCCTCTCTCTCTATGCATTTCCATGATGAGATCCATCATTTCTTTCACCTGTTCATGGCTTTTCtcaccattgttaaatgcatgaTATCTAGCATTACAGGTTTTGATCAGCCCCTGAAGCTCTGGATCTGTTCCTCTGATGTAGTCCTGTAAAGTCTTGTCCTTCAGTTTCTCTTTACCAGTGAAAAGAATCACAGTATTTAGAGTCACATCCTCGCCAAACTCTCTCTTCAAGTTTGGAAGAACCTCTCTCTCACCATCTGTGAATCGGCCGAGCTGCATGACCAGTAAATACACAACAGGCCCTGTCAGAGTAAGTGCTTTACACAGCTTTATCTGCTCATGTTGGTTTTTAAGGTCTTCATTAAAGAAATCTGGGGTGTCTATGACTCTGATCTTGATTCCACAAACTGTGTCTTCTGCCATCTGGCACACCTGTGTTACTGGCACAGAACTGgcacaagaataaaaaaattgttttttcagAATTGTGTTTCCTGTGGCACTTTTCCCACTTCCTGTCTGTCCAAGCAGAATGATGGTCACGAAATCTCTGACAGTCATTGCTGCTGTCCGAGGCTCCTCACTATCTGATGACGTGAAAGATTAATGATAAGATACAGTCCATGCCAAACAACAGGACCAACAGAATTAAGCTAAATGTAAGAGAAAtgctaattaaaaataatatttttagctcATAGGTTGAACTCAGAGATTTTGTTACCTGTTCTGCTTTGTGTTGCCATTAGCTGCACAGGACTCTCTCCAAGTGGTATTTCATATGTCCTGTCGGGAACAGAAGAGTGATTGATATAGGCCTGACTTTATATTAGTTTAATTCGTAATATAAAATATTTCCTACCTTTGGTTGAATTTCAATGTATGACTCTTTTGTATGCTTTCCATGTGTCCCATCATGTGTGTGATCAGGTCTGTATTTGTCATGTTATTGTTGTAAACACAAACTCGGTTTCCACACTCATCCAAAATCTGTCTGTAGAAATCATTCTTGAAGGTCACCTTAGGTCTGTCCATTGAAGAGTGCTTTTTCTCCCCGTTAACCAGCACAATTGTGTTTTCAACCATTTTCGTTCCAAACTTCTCCTTCAGTTCGGTGAACATCTCCTTCTCTTCTGGAGACACCTTTTTTTCATGCAGTACCAGGAGGAACACACGTGGACCTGAGTATGATGGCTGCATCTCTTCAATAAGATCAGCTTGTAGGTTTGAGTTTGATTTATAGAAAAGGTCTGGAGTGTTAATAATACAGATCATCTGACCAGCTACGTTTCCTTCAGCCTTCTCACAAATTACTTTTTCTAATTGGAAACTATTTTTCTCAAGAATGGTGTTCCCTATCAGACATTTGTCATGGCTGTTCTTTCCCAGCAACACCACTGTGATCTTGTAGTCACCTCCAGGTGACCAGATGTTCTCCCCTGTGAGAaattaaaacaattcaaaatttGAAGTCATCAAACAAGGCAAGTCATCTTTTTAATGCTTTTCTATGCAGTTAGGAATACAAGTTTGGAGGACATTTACAATCATGAAGAACATTATGAACACTGCACAACAGAGTTACTTGTCATTTGAAATGGTCTAGTATATTTGTAGCAGTGACAGTTTCACTGAAATGATCTGTTTGGAATTGACCTGCAGAATTTGTGTTTGCAGTTTTAATATAGAATTATATGAGATGTAGCTAGGAAAAGCTGCCTTCTGACAAATTTAATGAACAATGTAAATAGAAATACATTTACTCAAACATTCTCTCAATTCATAACCAATTACTCAGGAACAAACACACCTGTGTGGTAGCTGGAAGACCATAAACTACTTTTTCAACCTTTGTACCTTTGGAAAAATACCTTTGATTTTTTCTGACACCATTGACGCTTGAGATTTTTCCTTAAAGGTATCAACTTCTTCATAAATGCTATAATATAAAATGACATGTTACAGATATACATCATGTGTGAAGATTATTTCTATTGATTTGAACTTAATTCATATGTATTGTGTGTCTTACTGCTCTACACCAGACGAAAAGTTGCTTGATTCATGAGCTTTGTGCTTCTCCTGTATTCTTTTCCATTTTTCCATTATCTGTTTGATTAGATCACTATCTTCTGTGCCTTGATTCTCGCTGTACATGCAAATTCTCTTTCCACATTCATCCAGAACTCTTTTGAGGTTCTCATCTGCTCGGTCATATAGCTGTCCAGATCTTTTTTCTTCACTGGTAACCAGCACAGCAATTGTGTTTTCCAGCGCTTTCATTCCAAATCTATTTTTCAGCTGGTCGAACATCTCGATTTCTTCCTCTGAGAGGTAAGTATTATCTTGCAGTACTAGGAGGAACATACGTGGACCTGGGTATGACAGCTTCAGCTCCTCTATAGTTTCTAGATCTGGGCTTTGAAAATTGTCTGGAGCATTAATAACACAGAACATCTGATCAGCTTCTCTTCCCTCAGCCCTCGCATACGTGTCTCCTTTATGCACTTTCCCGAGAATAGCACTCCTTATCATGCACTTGTCATTGTTTTTCTTTCCCAGCAAAACCATGGCGATCATGTTGTTACCTCCACTAGACTGCTGGACCTTTGCACtctccccatatatatatatatatatatatataaatataaatcacaaCTTTAATTTGCAATTGTGAAATCAAGTCATGTGAAAACAGCCTTTTGATAGCTGAGAGTTTAAGCTTGAAAATAAATGCCAATGAATGATCAAAATGCCAATGAATGAATTTAACTAAGCAACTAAGTCAACACAGataatattaatttaaagacAAAACACATAAAACTTACGCTCTGACATGTTGAGTTTCAGATTCACGAATTAATAGAGAAAAATGGCGAGTTCAGTAAAAATCATTGCACGTTTCTCCAGCTCTCTGGACAGAGTAAATGAAACTGAAAATAATTCCGTCTTAAATGTATTCGAAAAATGGGCATGGccaaaatctggccaaaagggCTGTCCACAAAAAGCTGGTACATTAATGCAGTCATGCAAACACATTGATTCAGTCGCAGTTGAGGCAAACTGTTGCTGAAGGAAATGCAGTGTCTAAAGTGCATGTTTCCGTGTTGTTTCTCCTCTGTTTCAACCACACAAAGTAAGTTGTTTATCTCAATCAAtagctttttatatttattaatgtaatatttaaaacagCCTTACTCTTATATTGAAAGATTTTATCACATAAATCTATTCAATGAATACATTATTTGTATTCTACATATGATACAAAAGTAATAATTGCATATAAGGGAGGACTGGCTCCTCTAGATGAGTCTGTTTACTCTTCAGGTTTTCTATCTGCTTAACATTTTTagagaagtttttttttatagagaaGTTTGGAGTTTTTCCTTTCCGCAGTCGCTTTTTATAAAGACATCAAGGCATGACCTTatctaaagctgctttgaaacaatgtgtattgtgaaaagtgctaaacaaataaaattgacttgtgTGTTAAAACTTTTCACTTTGACTGGTTgcctattttaataataaactgtagCTCATGGCttaattcatttttgtgttctgctgattgGAGTCAAGTTGAATAATGTTCCAATATTCCAACACTTTCTGAGTATTTGGACAGCTGTTGGAACATTGAGAGCACCATAGCCCTTGTGGTCCTCCTCGAGCCCAGACTTTGAGGACTGTAAAAGGATTTAAAcaagcaaggaggaggcgaggacTGGCTtgataatagtttaatgaaaaacttgaacaaacacacacatgacggtctgctgaccgtaaacgatctctatCTCATTGCACcaccctccgcagtcggcctttatccctcttggaggcttaattaccTGATAAGGGatcaggtgtgtataatcacgacccggcagaCTGGTAAGGTGAATGAGGGTGCATGAGTCATACAGTAAAGTGTAAGACTCACAACAGTATCAAAATCCTCTTTGAAACAACattagcaaaaacaaacaaaccactaTTCAATTGAAAGAGTAATTTCATCTCTGGTAAACTGGTATTTAAACCAGCTATACACATAACATTAAAAAGTGATACTGAATACACAAGAAAAGCAAGAGttccaaattaataataattgttcaTAGAAAACAATTATTGAAATCAATATTAAATCTGCACTTGACATCGCTTTGTCCGCCATGATTTGTTCTCTAGCACAAATCCCCAGTCCACTGTGATTGGACATGAGTTGGGTAGTAGACTGCTGAGAAGCTCGCACTAGTGTTGGCTCAGACGGAGGGCGCATTTAGGGTGCAAAGGATGCTGAGGGCACTAAATTGTCAAATGTGACACACTAGGCTTATGGCATATGCCCACCTAAAAGAAGTGAAGATACGTATGGCCATCAGAACAAAGAGTCGTCTTTTGACCCAGAACTCAATATAatttgagtgaattgtgtttttcttcttcttcttattttaaaaagtgtacagagattctctctaaatgggCACAGAGCAGCGGTAGGCAGTAGCGCAACTGATGGTACGAACAAGACAGAGAGTCCGAatgagctgatccaccaatcagaacgctCATTTCAGAtgcgattggatatttgctaaccaataatattttctgtttcagATAGTGACCGGACATTTCCAGCGTCTGATTCACAAGGTGTATTCATAATTTGTGCTCTagatttatttccctgctaaatgtaaatatatgtatatacatttataagttATTTATGTAATAAAACTACAACTCATCAGAGACTACTACACCACTAGCTATAATCTAATCCTAATCAattgtgccatttgggacagggacataggctaacttttttttttttttttttgataggtCAATCACTTCGTATAGTAATGATTGGAAAAACAGGAGTGGGAAAAAGCGCTGTGGGAAACACCATCCTTGGTAGAAACGCTTTTGAGTCATCCCCTTCTGCAAATTCTGTTACTCACTTGTGCCAAAAAATAATGGTACATGACCAAAGAGAAATTTATGTGATTGACACACCTGGAATCATGGACACCAGCAAACCATCAGAtctcataaaaaaagaaattgtgagatGCATTCAGCTATCAGCACCAGGCCCTCATGTGTTCCTGATGGTGATACAGATTGGCCGTTTCACAACAGAGGAGAAAAATTCTGTCAAAGCCCTGCAAGAACTCTTTGGTGAAGAAGCTTCCAAATACATGATAGTGGTCTTCACCCATGCAGATTCCCTCAGGGGTCAATCAATAGAAAACTATGTACAAAATGGTCACGCGGAACTCCGTAAATTGATCCAGAGCTGTGGTTCTAGATATGTTGCCTTTGATAACAATACAATTACAGATCGAGCTCAAGTAAAGAAGTTAATTCAGAAAATTGATGAAATGGTGGCAGCCAATGGGGGAGGCTGCTTCACTCAGGAAATGTATGAAGAAGCTGAAGAGAAAATTCAGCAACAGAACATGGAGAGAGAGGTGGCAGAGCTTTTGCAGTATGAATTTAGCTTTCTTGAGATTCTTGAAGAAAGAGTCATTTTGTTCCGACAAATACTGTTGGAAGTTTATCACGCAGACATTTATCGTTGAACAAGAGACTTAAATGTGAAACCATGGgcctatattttacatttaatatacttGTGTATGTGGTTTTGAACAGaatatacattaaaattaaatgtagcaTTATTACAGCTGAACATTGGGAGGGAGATGACAAAACTTCGGAAGTATTCCTATAGTGGTACAACAATtgtaatataattgtttttaatttgaccTTGTAACACATAGCAGAATGCTACATTTTAAAGGTGATTTTTCCCTAAAGGCACAAtattctttttgtaatttttaaaaagaGTTTGTTTTAGAGACTTTAATTTAACAAATGCATTCAGTCACGTGATGTGTACACCACTGAATGAGTCATGACTGATTGCATTTTAGGACATTTATTTATGTGTAAATATAAGCGAAAAAGTGCAATACAAACTAATATAGTGAAGGTATAGTTGATTTTATGACTAATGTGTTTTGATTACCTGCATCAAACTGCTcaaatcacacaaaaacaaacaaattgtatAATGCCAGTAGACATAAATGGATCTCTTTCTTTGCCATTCTTTCTCCCTGATGGTTACACACTTAAATATTTACtcatgtatgtatataaatataacagttcacaatataatatttttttatttgatcagaAACAGTGAGCACACcatgtataatttgtcaaataGAGAACAGCTAACATGCAATGTAAAaattaaagtacacattttcttcattaaaaataagaagtctgtatgtttttaatgaaatttgacacaatttgaaaattattttcagatataattttacaaataaaagcTGACAATCCCTTTGTCATAGTGCCAATGACATCAAGAGCAAATAAAGTCATAAACTTTATTAAAGTCAAAGATACAGATAAGGAATCTGATCTCATTAGTGTTTCTCAGTTGAGAAATTCCCTCAAATATATGATATGATTCATTATTCATTGAAATATATGTGATTCATTGCAATTcatctgattaattaatcggcatacagtgcatccggaacagtattcacagcacttcactttttccaaattttgttatgttacagccttattccaaaatggattaaatttattattttcctcaaaattctacaaacaataccccataatgacaacgtgaaagaagtttgtttgaaatatttgcaaatgtatatacatttttttttttttttttttttttttaaatcacatgtacacaagtattcacagcatggacatgacactcaaaattgagctctggtgcatcctgtttccactgatcatccttgagatgtttctactacttgattggagtccacctgtgcaaaattcagttgattggacatgatttggaaaggcacacacctgtctatataaggtcccacagtgaatgtccttgagtggcccaggcagagcccagacttgaacctgattgaacatctctggagagatctgagaATGGCTGTGCACTCAACCTGATGAACTTGAGAGGACCTGCatagaagaatgggagaaactgttcaaaaataggtgtgccaagcttgtagcattatACTCAGGaagacttgagactgtaattggtgccaaaggtgcttcaacaaag
This genomic window contains:
- the LOC127636256 gene encoding GTPase IMAP family member 8-like yields the protein MIAMVLLGKKNNDKCMIRSAILGKVHKGDTYARAEGREADQMFCVINAPDNFQSPDLETIEELKLSYPGPRMFLLVLQDNTYLSEEEIEMFDQLKNRFGMKALENTIAVLVTSEEKRSGQLYDRADENLKRVLDECGKRICMYSENQGTEDSDLIKQIMEKWKRIQEKHKAHESSNFSSGVEHIYEEVDTFKEKSQASMVSEKIKGENIWSPGGDYKITVVLLGKNSHDKCLIGNTILEKNSFQLEKVICEKAEGNVAGQMICIINTPDLFYKSNSNLQADLIEEMQPSYSGPRVFLLVLHEKKVSPEEKEMFTELKEKFGTKMVENTIVLVNGEKKHSSMDRPKVTFKNDFYRQILDECGNRVCVYNNNMTNTDLITHMMGHMESIQKSHTLKFNQRTYEIPLGESPVQLMATQSRTDSEEPRTAAMTVRDFVTIILLGQTGSGKSATGNTILKKQFFYSCASSVPVTQVCQMAEDTVCGIKIRVIDTPDFFNEDLKNQHEQIKLCKALTLTGPVVYLLVMQLGRFTDGEREVLPNLKREFGEDVTLNTVILFTGKEKLKDKTLQDYIRGTDPELQGLIKTCNARYHAFNNGEKSHEQVKEMMDLIMEMHRERGITIRKSSHHNNKSKETKNCSIS